The nucleotide sequence TGAAATACAAATATCAAGGTTGAAATGCATTTAACAAGTTTATCTTCATGTGAAATAGTCTCGAACCCTCACCTCGTTTTTAGTTGATGCTTTAACAATTAAGAACCATGTTGGTTGGACTGCTAATTTTCAGTTAACAAATGTCATACATGCGTATAGTGAGCTGCAACCTACTAACACTTCTGTTGAGACATATAATACATGTTTTTCACCTAGTTCTGAGCTGAAGCTGTTTTAAAGTTAGGTGCTAGATTTTTGACGTCTTTATGTTCTTTCTTTCTTTTGCAGAAACAAAAGCAATTGCTGGTAAAAGCTAAAGAAGCACAAGAGGTATATTTAGATTTTTAATGTTTTTTCCAGTATCAATCTTATCTTCGTTCGTTCTTTGTTTTTGTCTTCCATTATATGCCACAGTTCTGTAATTTTTTAGCCACAGTTCTTTGTTTCTGTCTTCCATTATATGCCACAGTTCTTTGTTTCTGTCTTTCATTTTATATGGACCTCATTGCATGCTAATTTGTTTCACCTGATATTTTCTATATTTATCACTTGAAGCTTTAAATTATTTGATACTGCCCCTCTGTATCGAGTGAGGAAGGGACGCTGGATGCCATCACTATTCTGGTGGAATAATATATTATCTTACATGCATTATGTGAATTCGTGTTGCCTGGCTTGGTATCCACATTTGTGGATTCATCTGCTTTTTGGTTTCTCATTGCTTTACTAACACACACACTGGATCCATTACTGAATGTAAATTTATTTATATCTGTAGCATTTAATAAGTTGTAAATACATCACAACGATCTATTCCCTTTCAAATCTGAATTTTTTTTTGTCCTATGTAAGACTCACTGTTAGCTTGGAAGACTTGACCTTCATATATTTGAGCAAGTTATATGGTAAATTCCTGGTTACTGCTGTTTTACTTACCTTAAAAGCAGTTTCCTTTGTGCATCTACTGGAGTCATGATAATTATTTCAGTGTGAACAGTTGATTCACTGTACATTCCGTTTGAGTCCGTGGTTATAAATTAAATTAGTAGTGAGATGCAAGTTATTTCACCATCTTCCTTATAAACCTTGTTGATGTATTAGATGATAACTCTCATTATCTTTTTACACCAGCAACTGGCTAAGAATGCTCGCTTTAAGCAAATATGGAAGAGCCGAAAGGGGAAAGATGCTGCTGCTTCGGATGATGAATTGCACGACATGTGTCACCTTTATGATGTTGAGCGTGTGGATGTTGGGGAGACTAGTCAAGTTCAGgaacaagaacaagaacaagagTAAGTGCTATAACCTATCAGTCTAGATTTGGTAATTCTGAAGCATTAACCTATCAATCGGCCGATTTTGGTTAAGTTTTTCTTTAACAGGATATGTTAAGAATAGCTTAATTGGTAACGGGTTAAATGGGTCAAACGAGTTGGAAGTTGCCTAAACTCTATTTTGTTTCATAACGCCTCCTAAATCGTTTTCTACTAAATCTTGGATTATTATCGAaggaaatgatacattttacatgtGCTTAAAGTGCGTGCCTACACATGTGCCTAATTGAATGACTGGAATGCATGTTTGAATGACGTTTTAATATAAAGAGAAAAAATTGGAATCCATGTGTCAAATATAAATAGACATAGGCCTATATTTATGACATGTATGGCATTGCTCATTTGGAACGTATTCTTTTGTCACCCAATTCACTCATTTTGCCACCTCTGATTTTAACGTTTTATTAATACTGAtacagtgatgaggaggatcaaaGACTAATGTACAGTTTCTTGCCTTTATTAAAAGAGTTTGTTCCAAGTGCTGCTGAGGAAATTGAATCTGATATCGACTATAATATCATAAAGAAAGGTCTCTTTCTATGTTATGAATCTTGTTTGTGCTTCTTTTTTTGTAGTTCTTATCATTGATTGTTAAAGAACTTAAATTTCACTTTATTAATGATTCAGTCTTATCCATCATGATGATTAAACAGCTTCCAAGGATGACTatgtatatgatttgtatgctgtAAAGGATGACACCATCAGCATTATGGAAGAAGAAGACACTTCGCCATTTCCATTGTAAGGATTTGGTACCCGTCTTTATGGTTCGGTTAATTATCTTTATCTCAGTATTCAAAACATTGGCCTTACATAGAAGATTTTTCTGGATTTTGTTTATAGTGTTCAAGTCGATGTGAATGAGGATTTCTACGATGGCCCAGATAATTCCGACTATGAAACTGATGATTCTAACGGTATTCCTTTAATGGCCCATATAACCATCTTAGACCGAATTGGTCCAACCcgcccattttgttacatataatttAATTAAGGTGATTCTTATGGTCTCTTTGTATTTGTGTTTGCGAAATTTAGCTGAAGACAATCCATTGAACGATTATCCTGATGAAGAATCAGAGGAAGATGAGGATAGTAGTGAAGGGTCTGATGAAAATTCAGAGGAAGGTGAGAGTGAAGGTGAGTCTTTAATCTCTGAAACTATAAGAGACGAGGAGTTGTCAGAAGATGACATGGCGACGTatcttgatgaagaagatgatgatgaggcTTATTGGTAATTAGTTTAGAGGTTTATGGTTATGCTTTGGCACGTTTTCCATCATGCATAGTTTGAGTAGATGATAGAGGTAGTTGGAGATATGGTAGTACTTTGTTGATGTTATGTTATGGTACCTTTGTCATTGAAACTTATGGGGGATATAATCTTAGATATATCATACATGTGAATGCGTATGAACTGAGCTAGTACTCTTGGATATAATCTTGCATTCTGAAATTTGTTCGAATCTTTACATATATTTGTTTTTGTCCTTTGCATCATTCTTTATAGGCTTAGTATAAGCCAACAATTTCTCCGGCTTCGAAGATAGAATAACCGAAGTAAACAATGTAACATCtttgacaattaactcatgggtaATTAATAACCGAAGTAAACAATGTAACATCtttgacaattaactcatgggtaATTAAACTTCATTATTGAATCAAGGTAAAGTCAACATGATCTGCAAAAGTCTAGTACACAAGAGACTCGCCATTTTCTTTAGCATTACTATATGAACACAACCGTGTTCAAACTAAATTTTTAGGCCATTTTAGGAATCTATAAAGGCGGTGTTATTTCCTCCATAATCCAATTGGAGAAATTTTAAATGCACAGATATAAAGCAACGGGTGAACAATCTGATTCCATAATGTCTACGACTTCGTTCAAATCAAGCTACGAGAGGTGTTGCTCTCGTGTTACCTCATGAAGGGTAGCAGCCATCTCATCTCTGATCCGTTTCCATTTGCAAGATAATATAACTTCTTCCATCTCTTATCTGAAAATGCTTCACGGCTTATCAGTTATCAGTCTTTGCCTTTACAAATGTTAAGCATAGACAACAGGAAGATTATTAAGTATGTGATTGTATACATACATGATGAATGAATACTGTTCACAAAACCTTGAATCACTATCCATTTTTTAAACTTATGTTGCAAGTAAGATACCACGAGACTAAGACTAAGAGACTAAGAGACCATGAGACTAAGAGTCTAAGAGACTTAGAGACTAATACTAACACCAAGACTAATAGACTAAGACTAAGAGACTACATGAGACTAAGAGTCTAAGAGACTTAGACTAATACTAACACTAAGACTAACAGACTAAGACTAAgagactaagactaagactaagactaagagACACAAaataattatggatttaattatgacaaaacaattatGTACACTAGaacgttatgtgcagccagcatagggttatttatgtatagacaacatttgttgctgtgtcgagtgttctcGTATGCTAcacagtctaccagcacaaggtagacagtattcttcatttAGCACTGGATGAGTGCCCAGCaaatcatgaagatcaagtgaACCAGTACAGAAGAACCATCACAGCTTgtagcagcatacaacacttagACAGCTATGCTtaattacaagcatagtagtttcctgagtggtctacatcaattgtactattcaacagaagtcgaagacaaagttgaacataaAAGGACACGTGTTGACggatgacaagtgaccttacaagaccacataggaatgcagaagtttaacgcatgtgcagacatgtgtaatactttgtcaacgcctagggaacccaacattctatttgtttattaaaatagcggtgccaaaccgaattggggtgttcctgtaaatatctaccaaagaggaaagaagaatgTACGCTCTCTGACGTATTTGTCCTGATATGACTGAAACAGACGTTTTTAtttctgcggtgtcgttaggctgcaggacgtcagaatcagctatcgggagaggaagcaatagttttaaatttatatttagcggggcctaaatcgtactactccttattatgacaagtaagggaagtatgacctagagtcgtatttttaagagatcagtagaatcgaacctataattaaagcttaagataatcctaaagtgatggagtagtggtttattacctaactttgggttttctagtttataagataaaatgaAGTAAAtgagataaaatttgtaattcagataaggttaaagcaagtgcatactatggtttcgtcagttactttgccgagattatggaatgctgtctCATGAAtaagtagtgaccttgtattcattacactgatcctaacgcccctgtcataagacatgtcactgggtaatgcgttaggcttgaagattctgaatagacagcaacgtcccttacccccgacgcccgtgcagtctgactacaggcatacactttcagacgactcatccaattgagcgagtcggttgggtgacgtattaacattccacaaaggtctaaactttcttaaacataatagaatacagggtatgccatatccgagagacgtgatgtgtttcgatgctttcattaatgattgggttaaaaagatagttaggcccttgaaaagagttcaaccataaagaacaccatggccaagttaggtttgacttccatgaacacgttcggttatcctaacagtccaatcctttatgtggttaaacaaacagttccttaattaactaagaatccctcaagcggagtgtaatgcttgagaccgcgttatgatgaagtgtactaatcaacactgaccgggttccatggccttacttagcagaggtacagcttacaacaaccgttgtgctttagcacgtacgaagtttatatgcttggtgactacactagcatggtctaggaccgacaatgtactatgggtctagttagacgtttcactacgaaagagtcctcagtcggaatccaaggctcggaggacttactacaaccggtgtgcctcagtcaaacttacgttatatctgatagacttctcttaccaaggggtgacacatatagtgtactctgaatcggggttcgcgacttcccaataacagagccaataactaagttctattagttggaaaagcgattgagtttaaagcataatcggaaagcatcttgacaacaCACACAAACCATaaaattatttcggcattataactgaccacatcatagcatacactaaagataactactcgctaatcatggaaacaacatcacaaagcataataatgaaagacattatataaatacaaatgatagaagtaccagtagattaaatgtaacatcccgcctttttccatttacttttccgttatactaatataaagtccgttatatgtttataacatctcccgttgataagcgttttaaattatctcgtttaggtaattcacgcacccgaacgaaagttgagggactaaacttgacaagggatcaaacccttgactaggtcaaagggtcaaacccctttcacccattcattttcatctccatctctctctttctctctagcaagaacacacacacccaaaaaccatattcattcattcatcatctaaatccggattagggagctagcaaccaaataaattacatattcgtgatcctctcttcatcctcttcattttggtaccaacttcatctcatttgggtaactttctaaaatcactagattttgtgttcttgatgtttttaacttataaaagtgttaattagtgtctatggctcaagtctaacatgaatatatgatttatatgctcgatctcgttgttttagtgtaactagcatgaacttgaattttggtgtgttgttcttgaattttggatgatcaaatgttgttagattgttaaagtgcatgttttaaaagtgttactagtatcattagcttcgttttgatgtataggttgattaaggaaactccaagaacatgattaatgattttgtgaacttggattagggtttgatgagctttacatgaacttttgatgcgtcaaatgctatgagatattgttgttaagtgttttgttgcaatgtgtgtttgattaccttcaaaacggcatatcacatgtgtgaattggattcccgaaacttaaaatgcatttgatgaacttgaaactttgaaaatggattcttaatgatcacttgacggaaaatcggttattgaaattgatgtttttgtttgatgaaacgtgtttagttgttttccttgtcaaattacctttccgacgatatatagtatgcattttggatgttttcggttcataaaataggttaatttgagttttggttcgtgacttggtctttttctgcaaactgcatgtttcccaggtattgcgcgccgcgcatatacccgcgcgccgcgcaaaacagaaatcccagatatttaccccctttggttaagttctgaccaggatttacacttaggtgcgcgccgcgcaaccctttgcgcgccgcgcatatgcccagctcatttttgtttttatttttcctttcacaaaatgtttcccgcttaaccgtaactccgattaacatgaaacttggccattctgctcataaatgatttctcatcatgggaaaattgtcggatacccgatccgaccccgttgactttgactttgaccaagtttgacttttagtcaaacttaaccaaacaattatacgatcgttctaacatgcttagttacttgtatcgtgcatgaaacttgactagttgattcacatgctacataatcgagtcgtaacgagccataggactaattgaacatctttgacctatcgtgtttaccgttgttgatacaaacctattgtttaggtcaagactagcattgttctttgcacacgtttacttgtcgaagtactttactactcgtgcactcaaggtgagatcatagtcccacttttactctttttgaacttacatttgggatgagaaaacataaacatttctttactaagtgaacacaagtacaggaaaacaaacattctacatacgagtttagaacaaaatcctcaattcgattatcattagttacacttgccgggtgtaagcgagaacttatgttgtatggatccatatgggtttgacaaaccctcattcaaacggttcgctaccgtttacgaatgaaatataatttcgagaaacagtgtatgttctagcactaagtgatggggttcaatggaaggaaatgttaagcattgataattgggtgctcgtgaaacaaacttttggaatgtattactataaattcattgatgcaaatcttgtggttcacttgtacttacttacttaaacctatgatttcaccaacgttttcgttgacagatttctatgtttttctcaggtccttgaacgatacatgatacatgcttccgctcattatttgatacttgcattggatgtcgagtatatgtgcatttcatggagcgtcttttgactttactttaaaccgtgtcgcctagatttcattcgtattataacgttgtaacttaactattggttgaacaattcttgtaaactttgggaacaatctttattttgaaatgaaggcgacatattttggtcaaactttgtcttaaagacttatgaccacgtaacgggacctaagtagacggcgccgtcaaacatgatttggtcgggtcgctacagatggtatcagagcgttggttgtagggatttagagttcattagtgtcaaccccgagtcatagggtacattgatgagtctagactacaaccggcatatagacttgaagtaggaattacttgactacttgtgcatttatactcgaacgcttctactcatatctactcttagttcatcttaatctcacgttgtttaatttgattgacacgccaccttgactttatagaataatgtcgaatgcacatatgaatcagggtaatataatttccgggattatattacggtgactcatatgaacgttccgacattatggcataaagaatttaaggcgagtcgaggaaaaacttctctttatctttattctatatcacggttagtattattgagaatactaatcaatgatattcttgtgtcttgaaggaacaatggctcctcgtcgtgtacgccgcaacgaaactcccgaacaagctctcgaacggatgatagctaccgccgtagatgcggccatggccggtcactcatccaacaacaataataataacaaccacaacaaccacaacaacaacaacaacaacaatggagccggaaactcaaacgagggatgctcctataaagctttcatggggtgcaaacctcacacttttgatggaaccgggggaccggtcgtgctcacccgatggtttgagcaaacggaagccgtctttagcataagcggttgtcgggaccaagacaaggtcaaatactccactcacactttctccggaattgctctaacatggtggaacacctatgttcaatcggtgggtaccgatgaagctcatgccc is from Rutidosis leptorrhynchoides isolate AG116_Rl617_1_P2 chromosome 10, CSIRO_AGI_Rlap_v1, whole genome shotgun sequence and encodes:
- the LOC139873039 gene encoding RNA-directed DNA methylation 4, whose amino-acid sequence is MTDISSTTALLNNDDKPLIVRVKRKSYHSPLEAFWLEINERPAKRPLLDFEKLSINDSSSKVEELTPKKFFVQHVETVSSSDVVVDILQSFVASKPNSADAVDSKAKIEDQRRSNKTDNKQKQLLVKAKEAQEQLAKNARFKQIWKSRKGKDAAASDDELHDMCHLYDVERVDVGETSQVQEQEQEQDDEEDQRLMYSFLPLLKEFVPSAAEEIESDIDYNIIKKASKDDYVYDLYAVKDDTISIMEEEDTSPFPFVQVDVNEDFYDGPDNSDYETDDSNAEDNPLNDYPDEESEEDEDSSEGSDENSEEGESEGESLISETIRDEELSEDDMATYLDEEDDDEAYW